Proteins encoded within one genomic window of Rhododendron vialii isolate Sample 1 chromosome 1a, ASM3025357v1:
- the LOC131330869 gene encoding replication protein A 70 kDa DNA-binding subunit B-like: MAHSATLQKIPPIELYQLGLVRSSRPHQSEIITVNRLPTIVNTQETHWVKVVCKVTDWNQRFYYMSCSKCTRATAAQSDAPFWCNYCKERVHPMPRCKFQIQLSDSTGFIIATAFGEQADSMFSITGDYLKNSMQEVWEKQTQHTSSFYYL; this comes from the exons ATGGCACATTCAGCTACACTCCAAAAAATACCACCAATCGAGCTGTACCAACTAGGACTGGTTAGATCATCCAGGCCGCACCAAAGTGAAATAATTACAGTGAACCGCTTACCAACAATTGTCAACACG CAAGAGACACACTGGGTTAAAGTTGTGTGCAAAGTTACCGATTGGAACCAAAGGTTCTACTATATGTCGTGCTCAAAATGTACAAGGGCAACAGCGGCTCAAAGTGATGCTCCTTTCTGGTGCAACTATTGCAAAGAAAGAGTCCATCCAATGCCAAG ATGCAAGTTCCAAATACAATTGAGCGATTCCACAGGATTCATCATTGCTACAGCATTTGGAGAACAAGCTGACTCAATGTTCTCAATCACTGGAGATTACTTAAAGAACAGCATGCAAGAGGTATGGGAAAAACAAACCCAACATACTTCCtccttttattatttataa
- the LOC131326012 gene encoding uncharacterized protein LOC131326012, with the protein MASFPDMLASTCPSFINIETQKRKNSLQQRGADYYLVSAWGNRVLVGTSIPRGTKNLIYFANRDFIIRYSNIYHLGRKFRWSKCEDFRNWINTLINSVPKFIQPRMRSIHQLEPPNASFGKTQCWLLKDIYIADGGKCLVTLWHLIQPLKRKHYTITHRLTSFGISCRNFRNSFIHQCLHQHMELLLSTVASWFTMSGSTITNSPWVGMT; encoded by the exons ATGGCATCGTTTCCAGATATGTTGGCTTCGACTTGTCCATCTTTCATCAACATcgaaacccaaaaaagaaagaactcaCTACAACAAAGAGGCGCAGATTACTATCTTGTATCTGCTTGGGGAAACCGTGTACTTGTCGGTACCTCAATACCACGTGGGACAAAAAACCTCATTTACTTTGCAAATCGAGACTTCATCATTCGGTACTCAAACATCTATCACTTGGGCCGTAAATTCAGATGGAGCAAATGTGAAGATTTCAGGAACTGGATCAACACTCTTATAAATAGTGTTCCAAAATTCATCCAACCTCGTATGCGGTCAATCCATCAACTAGAACCACCGAATGCATCATTTG GGAAAACCCAATGCTGGTTGTTGAAAGATATCTACATAGCTGATGGAGGGAAATGCTTGGTAACACTATGGCATTTAATACAACCCCTGAAAAGAAAACATTACACTATAACACATCGATTGACTTCTTTTGGTATCTCATGCAGAAATTTCCGAAATTCTTTCATCCATCAGTGCTTGCACCAGCACATGGAGTTGCTGCTATCTACAGTGGCGTCTTGGTTTACTATGTCAGGATCGACAATCACGAACTCACCTTGGGTTGGTATGACATAG